A region of Hydrogenimonas cancrithermarum DNA encodes the following proteins:
- the ccoN gene encoding cytochrome-c oxidase, cbb3-type subunit I, protein MQNAALEYDYTVAKWFTYLAITFGIVGMTIGTYIAFELAFPELNNLFGQYGTFSRLRPIHTNVVAFGFTLSGIFATFYYVAQRVLKVSIAESKFVHGVGKLHFWLYLALAAWMVVSELLGFTTSKEYAEMEWPLDLLTVVVWVLWGTAMFGLIGMRREKTLYISMWYYIATFLGVAMLYLFNNMEVPTYFVTGMGSWMHSVSMYSGTNDALVQWWYGHNAVAFVFTVPIIAIIYYFLPKESGQPVFSYKLSLLSFWGLMFVYLWAGGHHLIYSTVPDWMQTMGSIFSVILILPSWGSAINMLLTMKGEWNQLKESPLIKFMVLASTFYMLSTLEGPIQAIKSVNALAHFTDWIPGHVHDGTLGWVAFMIIAASLHMAPRFYKREIYSKKLMEMQFWIQTTGIVLYFSSMWIAGITQGMMWRAVDQYGNLAYSFIDTVTVLHPYYTIRAIGGLLFVVGLFMWAYNFVKTMQSDKVLEKEPAFASPMGA, encoded by the coding sequence ATGCAAAATGCAGCGTTGGAATACGACTATACCGTCGCGAAATGGTTCACTTATCTGGCCATTACTTTCGGTATTGTCGGTATGACAATTGGTACGTATATCGCGTTTGAACTGGCGTTCCCTGAACTGAACAATCTGTTCGGCCAGTATGGAACATTCAGCCGTCTTCGACCGATCCATACGAATGTGGTGGCGTTCGGCTTTACGCTGAGCGGTATTTTCGCGACTTTCTACTATGTAGCACAGCGTGTTCTGAAAGTTTCCATCGCCGAATCGAAATTCGTTCATGGCGTCGGAAAACTTCATTTCTGGCTCTACCTCGCGCTCGCTGCATGGATGGTCGTTTCCGAGCTTCTCGGATTTACGACATCCAAAGAGTATGCCGAAATGGAGTGGCCTCTTGACCTGTTGACCGTCGTAGTCTGGGTTCTTTGGGGTACTGCGATGTTCGGTCTCATCGGTATGCGACGTGAGAAAACACTTTACATTTCCATGTGGTACTACATTGCGACATTCCTCGGTGTTGCCATGCTCTATCTCTTCAACAACATGGAAGTCCCGACCTATTTCGTGACAGGTATGGGTAGCTGGATGCACTCCGTTTCCATGTACTCCGGTACCAATGATGCACTCGTTCAGTGGTGGTATGGACACAATGCGGTCGCATTCGTCTTTACCGTGCCGATCATCGCGATCATCTACTACTTCCTTCCGAAAGAGTCCGGTCAGCCTGTCTTCTCTTACAAGCTTTCACTGCTCTCTTTCTGGGGATTGATGTTCGTCTATCTGTGGGCTGGTGGACACCACTTGATCTATTCGACAGTGCCTGACTGGATGCAGACAATGGGATCTATTTTCTCGGTTATTCTAATCCTGCCTTCATGGGGTTCTGCGATCAACATGCTTCTTACGATGAAGGGTGAATGGAACCAGTTGAAAGAGTCTCCGCTTATCAAGTTCATGGTCCTTGCTTCGACATTCTATATGCTTTCGACACTCGAAGGTCCGATTCAGGCGATCAAGTCGGTCAATGCACTCGCACACTTCACTGACTGGATTCCGGGACACGTTCATGACGGTACACTCGGTTGGGTTGCATTTATGATTATCGCCGCATCACTCCATATGGCTCCGCGTTTCTACAAGCGTGAGATTTATAGTAAAAAACTGATGGAGATGCAGTTCTGGATTCAAACGACAGGTATCGTTCTCTACTTCTCCAGTATGTGGATTGCTGGTATTACGCAAGGTATGATGTGGCGAGCGGTCGACCAATATGGAAACCTGGCATATTCATTTATCGATACGGTCACCGTACTGCATCCGTACTATACGATTCGTGCAATCGGCGGCCTGCTGTTTGTTGTGGGTCTCTTTATGTGGGCTTACAACTTCGTTAAAACAATGCAAAGCGACAAAGTGCTTGAAAAAGAGCCTGCATTTGCATCGCCTATGGGCGCATAA
- a CDS encoding TonB-dependent receptor: protein MMKKVLSIGAISLAASLSLYAEDVALETIEVEETVDMTIVKDVAGEEVRSADLADSLYKLDPDIQLIRRSGIANDIIIRGMRKDDINVLIDGGKIYGGCPNRMDPPLSHVLANNVKEIVVKEGPYDVENFGTLSGLVEVETLEPEQGFHGEGNLNIGSWGYRKIGVQASGGNEKFRVFVGASTESSGQYEDGDGLTLAEQVDAYIADNPDQGGRKYSTPYHDMDAYNKKTAMLKLFANITDNQELKLSYTANRSEDVLYPNSPMDALKDDSNLFNAKYVVKNLGYFSKELDFEFYNSWVYHPMGTYYRVSAVMTNTVFENVMNSRIYGGKIKNKMDLAEGILTYGIDASKRKWDGRYVKNGIPTPIYSINYAETKNGALFAEYDKRFGSMDFQMGLRYDDTSVSNEDPTAASNDYTAVNAFVFGTYSMDESTKIFAGIGKSSRVPDGKELYFQDKTGVYIGTPDLDQTTNYQVDIGIEKDLFDSAHLRLKGFYSKLDNFIAFNKEKTTNKYENVDATLYGVSFDGTYLITEQLYTDFGVAYQRGEKENPLEGQSGMNMPNILPLKANIALGYDYDDSLTMRLSMIAASRWKDVDYENGEQELPGYAVFNFKLRKDVSRHFEITAGIDNILDHTYAITNTYADMILVTGTNDEPMLLNEPGRYYYCNLTYQF, encoded by the coding sequence ATGATGAAAAAAGTCTTGAGCATCGGTGCTATTTCGTTGGCGGCGTCACTCTCTTTGTATGCCGAAGATGTGGCACTGGAAACAATCGAAGTCGAAGAGACGGTCGATATGACGATCGTCAAAGATGTCGCCGGTGAAGAGGTTCGTTCCGCCGATCTGGCAGATTCACTTTACAAATTGGATCCAGACATTCAGTTGATCCGGCGGAGCGGTATCGCCAACGATATTATCATACGCGGTATGCGCAAAGACGATATCAATGTATTGATCGATGGCGGAAAAATTTATGGGGGCTGCCCCAACCGCATGGACCCTCCTCTTTCCCATGTCCTCGCCAACAACGTGAAAGAGATCGTTGTCAAAGAGGGACCTTACGATGTGGAGAATTTCGGAACGCTCAGCGGGCTCGTCGAGGTCGAGACGCTTGAACCGGAGCAGGGGTTCCACGGTGAAGGAAACTTGAATATCGGAAGCTGGGGATATAGAAAGATCGGAGTTCAGGCAAGTGGAGGAAACGAGAAGTTCCGTGTATTTGTCGGAGCCTCCACGGAAAGCAGTGGCCAATATGAAGATGGAGATGGCCTTACACTTGCCGAACAGGTCGATGCCTATATCGCGGACAATCCGGACCAGGGTGGAAGAAAATATTCTACACCTTATCACGATATGGATGCGTATAATAAAAAAACGGCGATGCTGAAATTATTTGCAAACATTACAGATAATCAGGAATTGAAACTTAGCTATACGGCAAATCGTAGTGAAGATGTTTTGTATCCCAACTCCCCGATGGATGCGCTTAAAGATGATTCCAACCTTTTCAATGCAAAATACGTTGTCAAGAATCTTGGATATTTTTCAAAAGAGCTCGATTTCGAATTTTACAACTCATGGGTCTACCATCCGATGGGTACATATTACAGAGTTTCTGCCGTTATGACGAATACGGTATTTGAGAATGTGATGAACTCCCGTATCTATGGTGGTAAAATCAAAAACAAAATGGATCTTGCGGAAGGTATACTGACTTATGGTATCGATGCCAGTAAAAGAAAATGGGATGGGCGCTATGTCAAAAACGGTATTCCCACTCCTATTTACAGTATCAATTATGCCGAAACCAAAAACGGTGCGCTTTTTGCGGAGTATGACAAACGTTTCGGAAGCATGGATTTTCAAATGGGGTTGAGATATGACGACACTTCTGTAAGCAACGAAGACCCTACGGCCGCTTCGAACGACTATACTGCCGTAAATGCTTTTGTTTTTGGAACCTATTCTATGGATGAAAGTACGAAAATTTTCGCAGGAATCGGAAAATCTTCCCGTGTTCCCGATGGCAAAGAACTCTATTTTCAGGATAAAACCGGCGTTTATATAGGAACACCGGATCTCGATCAGACAACCAACTATCAAGTGGATATAGGAATCGAAAAAGATCTGTTCGATTCGGCGCATTTACGGCTTAAAGGTTTTTATAGCAAATTAGATAACTTTATTGCTTTCAATAAAGAGAAGACAACGAATAAATATGAAAATGTTGATGCTACATTATATGGTGTCTCTTTTGACGGTACATATTTGATTACAGAACAGCTTTACACCGATTTCGGTGTTGCGTATCAACGCGGTGAGAAAGAGAATCCTCTGGAAGGGCAAAGCGGAATGAATATGCCGAATATTTTGCCATTGAAGGCGAATATCGCCTTGGGTTATGATTATGACGATTCATTGACGATGAGGCTGAGTATGATCGCTGCGAGTCGATGGAAAGATGTCGATTACGAAAATGGAGAACAGGAGCTTCCAGGGTATGCGGTTTTCAATTTTAAATTAAGAAAAGACGTAAGCCGACATTTCGAGATTACGGCTGGTATCGACAATATACTGGATCACACATATGCAATCACAAACACTTATGCCGACATGATCCTGGTTACGGGCACGAATGATGAGCCAATGCTTTTGAACGAACCGGGCCGCTACTACTACTGCAATCTAACTTATCAATTTTAA
- the carA gene encoding glutamine-hydrolyzing carbamoyl-phosphate synthase small subunit, whose translation MTLQPIYIYLENGTFLEAKSFGAEGTRVGEIVFNTSMTGYQEIVTDPSYAGQFVTFTMPEIGNVGCNAEDMESKAAWCKGIIVRQYQEEPSNFRSEEPLHELLNRFGILGICDIDTRFLTKMLREEGAMMMIASTEVCEKEELARMLSDAPHISEVNYIEAVSTKEPYLHKTGQYDASRYRYNEAPEPKAKIVALDFGVKRNILNELTQAGMAVEVVPNTVDADELIARYESGDIDGLFLSNGPGDPLILKEEQVKIRKLIEAKVPMFGICLGHQLLSIAHGYDTFKLKFGHHGGNHPVKNVETGVVEITAQNHNYNVPDSITEIADVTHTNLFDGTIEGVRYKESPIISVQHHPEASPGPHESRYVFGEFLQMIERR comes from the coding sequence ATGACTTTGCAACCAATCTATATCTATCTGGAAAACGGAACTTTTTTGGAAGCGAAGAGCTTCGGTGCCGAAGGAACGCGCGTCGGTGAGATCGTTTTCAACACTTCGATGACGGGGTATCAGGAGATCGTAACCGATCCAAGCTATGCCGGACAGTTCGTTACCTTCACGATGCCCGAGATCGGAAACGTCGGCTGCAACGCGGAAGACATGGAGTCGAAAGCGGCGTGGTGCAAAGGGATTATCGTCCGGCAATACCAGGAGGAGCCTTCCAATTTCAGGAGCGAAGAGCCGCTGCATGAACTTCTGAATCGTTTCGGAATCCTCGGTATTTGCGATATCGATACGCGGTTTCTGACCAAAATGCTTCGGGAAGAGGGTGCGATGATGATGATCGCATCGACCGAGGTATGCGAAAAAGAGGAGCTTGCACGAATGCTTTCCGATGCGCCGCATATCAGTGAGGTCAACTATATCGAAGCTGTCAGCACAAAAGAGCCCTACCTCCACAAAACCGGCCAGTACGATGCCTCGCGTTACCGTTACAACGAAGCTCCCGAACCGAAAGCGAAAATCGTCGCGCTCGATTTCGGAGTCAAGCGGAATATCCTCAACGAGCTCACACAGGCCGGTATGGCCGTCGAAGTGGTACCCAACACGGTCGATGCCGATGAACTGATCGCGCGCTACGAAAGCGGCGATATCGACGGCCTTTTTCTCTCCAACGGTCCCGGAGACCCACTGATCCTCAAAGAGGAGCAGGTGAAAATCCGAAAACTTATCGAGGCGAAAGTGCCGATGTTCGGTATCTGTCTCGGGCATCAGCTTCTCTCCATCGCGCACGGGTACGATACCTTCAAGCTGAAGTTCGGCCACCACGGTGGAAACCATCCGGTCAAAAATGTCGAGACGGGTGTTGTCGAGATTACCGCACAGAACCATAACTACAACGTTCCCGATTCCATCACCGAAATCGCCGACGTGACCCATACCAATCTCTTCGACGGGACGATCGAAGGGGTTCGGTACAAAGAGAGCCCGATCATCTCGGTACAACACCATCCCGAAGCGTCACCCGGGCCACATGAGAGCCGATACGTTTTCGGCGAATTCCTTCAAATGATCGAGCGGAGATAG
- a CDS encoding DUF507 family protein: MKLNLAHAPYIANKIGIDLANAPFVEIKRGLEPVIEKAKEVIEADIKNERALEERVNELLEEKEDEIEFMRADVRQLFWMIKKKLAPEYGVILNNEERYSDLSHKILNELWEEDLIDYTVSENQVRGVIFKAIEDYMKSFEQIEDAVLEKMSHYKRELHPGTEEYDLIFERLYEEELRKRGMM; this comes from the coding sequence ATGAAGTTGAATTTAGCCCATGCTCCCTATATAGCCAACAAAATCGGGATCGATCTGGCGAACGCACCTTTTGTGGAGATCAAGCGGGGACTTGAACCGGTGATCGAAAAAGCCAAAGAGGTGATCGAAGCGGATATCAAGAACGAGCGCGCACTCGAAGAGCGTGTCAACGAGTTGCTGGAAGAGAAAGAGGACGAGATCGAGTTCATGCGGGCCGATGTACGCCAGCTTTTCTGGATGATCAAAAAGAAGCTGGCTCCGGAATATGGTGTCATCCTCAATAATGAAGAACGCTACAGCGACCTTTCGCACAAGATTCTGAACGAGCTCTGGGAAGAGGATCTCATCGACTATACGGTGAGTGAAAATCAGGTGCGCGGGGTGATCTTCAAAGCGATAGAAGATTATATGAAATCGTTCGAGCAGATCGAAGATGCGGTACTCGAGAAAATGTCGCACTACAAGCGCGAGCTGCATCCGGGTACCGAAGAGTACGATCTTATTTTCGAGCGCCTCTACGAAGAGGAGCTTCGCAAACGGGGGATGATGTAA
- a CDS encoding MotE family protein, whose product MKSFFFMLLPMILFAQTSQLLECNKIFEERKQELELKLEEIDEARQAYEALKDATESMFKRKEQMLRQKERELNATREKLEAERKAIEELIAQNEALLKAIKEAKAGKVSQTYAKMKASAAAQILEQMEPKEAARILATLKPKTVGQILSKMNPQKASKITLLLEGDMKK is encoded by the coding sequence ATGAAGAGCTTCTTTTTTATGCTGCTGCCGATGATACTCTTCGCCCAGACCTCTCAACTTCTGGAGTGCAACAAAATATTTGAAGAGCGCAAACAGGAGCTCGAGCTCAAACTCGAAGAGATCGATGAAGCGCGTCAGGCGTATGAAGCACTCAAAGATGCGACGGAATCGATGTTCAAACGCAAAGAGCAGATGCTGAGGCAAAAGGAGCGTGAGCTCAATGCGACACGTGAAAAACTCGAAGCCGAGCGCAAAGCGATCGAAGAGCTCATTGCGCAAAACGAAGCGTTGCTCAAAGCGATCAAAGAGGCCAAAGCGGGCAAAGTTTCCCAGACCTATGCAAAGATGAAAGCCTCCGCCGCGGCACAGATTCTCGAACAGATGGAACCGAAAGAGGCAGCTCGCATTCTCGCTACTCTCAAGCCGAAAACGGTCGGCCAGATTCTTTCGAAAATGAATCCGCAAAAGGCTTCAAAGATCACGCTGCTGCTTGAAGGCGATATGAAAAAGTAG
- a CDS encoding flagellar FliJ family protein, giving the protein MTKLRRQQFERAEQEMAAAGRALIRLLDEKEALRSDERAIEPPASGTGRQLAALLDQKRAIKSALEALEYRIDAARRFKEEKRKLLKAAHIAYEQAKSIESQAIQKMMAKRKRDEAGRLDEIASQRFWRDRDMGKKERK; this is encoded by the coding sequence TTGACAAAACTGAGAAGACAGCAGTTCGAACGTGCGGAACAGGAAATGGCGGCAGCCGGGAGAGCGCTTATCCGGCTGTTGGACGAAAAGGAGGCACTGCGTTCCGACGAACGAGCGATCGAACCGCCAGCTTCGGGGACCGGTAGGCAGCTCGCTGCTCTACTCGATCAAAAACGTGCGATCAAGTCTGCGCTCGAGGCGCTCGAGTATCGGATCGATGCGGCAAGGCGCTTCAAAGAGGAGAAGAGAAAGTTGTTGAAAGCGGCACATATCGCTTACGAACAGGCCAAGAGTATCGAATCGCAAGCGATACAAAAGATGATGGCGAAGCGGAAGCGCGACGAAGCGGGGCGGCTTGACGAAATTGCATCGCAGCGGTTTTGGCGTGACCGGGATATGGGAAAGAAGGAGCGGAAATGA
- a CDS encoding adenylosuccinate synthase has translation MQKADLIVGLQWGDEGKGKIVDMLAQKYEVVARFAGGHNAGHTIVTDGKKYALHLIPSGILNPEAVNIIGNGVVVCPTNLMKEMSQFDNLEGRLWLSDKAHLILPYHQLIDQAKERMRGDKAIGTTGRGIGPAYADKISRSGHRVGELKDIDTLFEKIVDYLKQNKPVFDAMGVEIPTESSLKEDLKCYRDGLMPYIADTTQMIWKYLDAGKKILLEGAQGTMLDIDHGTYPYVTSSNTVAGGACTGMGLSPKTIGKVTGIAKAYCTRVGNGPFPSEEFGPEGERLRQQGHEFGTTTGRPRRCGWFDAVAIRHACALNGCDQISLMKLDVLDGFDEIKICTGYEFEGEVIDYVPYDLERVKPIYETFPGWEKVEGISEYDALPDSAKAYIETIERVSGVKVGIISTSPDRNDTIVR, from the coding sequence TTGCAAAAAGCTGATTTGATAGTCGGACTCCAGTGGGGTGATGAAGGAAAAGGCAAGATCGTCGATATGCTGGCCCAGAAGTATGAGGTGGTGGCACGCTTCGCGGGCGGCCACAACGCCGGCCACACGATCGTCACCGACGGCAAAAAGTATGCGCTTCACCTGATCCCTTCGGGCATTCTCAATCCCGAGGCGGTCAACATCATCGGAAATGGTGTCGTTGTCTGCCCGACCAATTTGATGAAGGAGATGTCGCAGTTCGACAACCTCGAAGGGCGTCTATGGCTCAGCGACAAAGCGCACCTGATTCTGCCCTACCATCAATTGATCGATCAGGCGAAAGAGCGGATGCGAGGCGACAAGGCGATCGGTACCACCGGACGTGGCATCGGGCCTGCCTACGCCGACAAGATTTCACGATCCGGCCACCGTGTCGGGGAGTTAAAAGATATCGATACGCTCTTTGAAAAGATCGTCGACTATCTGAAGCAGAACAAGCCTGTTTTCGATGCGATGGGGGTCGAGATTCCGACAGAATCTTCACTGAAAGAAGATTTGAAGTGTTACCGTGACGGCTTGATGCCCTACATCGCCGATACGACGCAGATGATCTGGAAATATCTCGATGCGGGCAAAAAGATACTGCTGGAAGGGGCACAGGGGACGATGCTCGATATCGACCATGGCACCTATCCCTACGTTACAAGTTCCAATACCGTTGCCGGTGGTGCATGCACAGGCATGGGGCTTTCGCCAAAAACGATCGGCAAAGTTACCGGCATAGCCAAAGCCTATTGCACACGCGTCGGCAACGGTCCTTTCCCGAGTGAAGAGTTCGGTCCGGAAGGTGAGCGGCTGCGTCAGCAGGGGCATGAGTTCGGGACGACGACCGGTAGACCGAGGCGTTGCGGCTGGTTCGACGCGGTCGCGATCCGCCACGCTTGTGCACTCAATGGATGCGATCAGATTTCATTGATGAAGCTTGACGTTTTAGACGGGTTCGACGAGATAAAAATATGTACCGGCTACGAGTTCGAAGGGGAGGTGATCGACTATGTCCCTTACGATCTGGAGCGTGTCAAGCCGATCTATGAAACCTTCCCGGGATGGGAAAAGGTCGAAGGGATCAGCGAGTACGATGCGCTTCCGGATTCGGCCAAAGCCTACATTGAGACGATCGAGCGGGTCAGCGGCGTGAAAGTTGGTATCATATCGACCAGCCCGGATCGTAACGATACGATCGTAAGATAA
- a CDS encoding ATP phosphoribosyltransferase regulatory subunit, whose protein sequence is MIFEHEIPAGSRLYFGESARAKREIERIASDLLQREGFEEIATPLFSYHQHQSIRDRHELIRLGDPQNREVTLRADSTIDVVRLVTKRLGRSTGQKKWFYIQPVFRYPTREINQVGAEWLDGKLADVLDVTMSLFDALDVKPVLQISNIQIPVLISFEFGIPLEWFASMQIEKLLGTEYAWLGELARVQHMEQLDAVMEHVPQILRPELEKMKELTEACQCEQCVLSPLYYAKMRYYDGLFFQCFKNNTPLASGGHFINDDISAAGFALYTDALIEARLKGNVK, encoded by the coding sequence ATGATTTTCGAACACGAAATCCCGGCGGGCAGCCGCCTCTATTTTGGCGAGAGCGCCAGGGCCAAGCGCGAGATCGAACGGATCGCCAGCGACCTACTGCAAAGAGAGGGGTTCGAGGAGATCGCGACGCCTCTTTTCTCGTACCACCAGCACCAGAGTATCCGAGACCGCCACGAGCTGATCCGCCTCGGCGACCCGCAAAACCGCGAAGTGACGCTGCGTGCAGACAGCACGATCGACGTTGTGCGGCTGGTCACGAAGCGTCTGGGGCGTTCGACCGGGCAGAAGAAGTGGTTCTACATCCAGCCCGTCTTTCGCTACCCGACTCGCGAGATCAATCAGGTAGGGGCCGAGTGGCTCGATGGGAAGCTGGCGGACGTACTCGATGTGACGATGTCGCTCTTCGACGCACTGGACGTCAAGCCGGTACTGCAGATCTCGAACATCCAGATTCCAGTGCTTATCTCGTTTGAATTTGGCATTCCTCTCGAGTGGTTCGCATCGATGCAGATCGAAAAGCTGCTTGGAACCGAGTACGCGTGGTTGGGGGAGCTGGCACGCGTGCAACACATGGAGCAGCTCGATGCCGTGATGGAACATGTTCCGCAGATTCTCCGGCCGGAACTCGAAAAGATGAAAGAACTGACGGAGGCGTGCCAATGTGAGCAGTGTGTGCTGTCACCACTCTATTATGCGAAGATGCGTTACTATGACGGACTCTTTTTCCAATGCTTTAAAAACAATACGCCGCTGGCTTCCGGCGGGCACTTTATAAACGATGACATCTCCGCAGCCGGATTTGCGCTCTATACCGATGCGCTGATCGAGGCGCGGCTCAAAGGGAATGTAAAATGA
- a CDS encoding pyridoxal-phosphate-dependent aminotransferase family protein, with amino-acid sequence MLLFTPGPTPVPEAVRMAMAGPTIHHRTPEFEAIFKEARTRLMRLFGMDECVMLASSGTGAMEACVSNLCTKKALTVNAGKFGERFGKIVQAFGLEHVELKYAWDTPANVEDVKAALADDPAIDAFCIQVSESAGGLRHPVEEIAAAIKAINPEIMVIADGITAVGVEPIDTTCIDALIAGSQKALMLPPGMAMIGLSDAAVKKIGEGSGYYFNLASEIKKQRQNTTAYTAPTTLIIGLNKMLELIEAEGYDAFYRDTKARALATRAALEAIGCQLYPKAPALSMSAVYDEEANAVRSILKTEFGVNIAGGQDHLKGKLFRINQMGLIPVYESAWVVNAIEWAYDKLDRRPYDGLASKVFNEVYYANETL; translated from the coding sequence ATGCTGCTTTTTACTCCCGGCCCGACGCCGGTTCCCGAAGCTGTCCGCATGGCGATGGCAGGCCCCACGATTCACCATAGAACTCCCGAATTCGAAGCGATCTTCAAAGAGGCACGAACACGGCTGATGCGCCTTTTCGGCATGGACGAGTGTGTCATGCTTGCATCGAGCGGTACGGGTGCGATGGAAGCGTGTGTGTCGAATCTATGCACAAAAAAAGCGCTGACGGTCAATGCCGGAAAGTTCGGTGAGCGTTTCGGAAAGATCGTCCAGGCGTTCGGCCTGGAGCATGTGGAGCTCAAATATGCCTGGGATACTCCAGCGAATGTAGAGGATGTCAAGGCGGCCCTGGCGGACGATCCCGCTATCGACGCCTTCTGTATCCAGGTGAGCGAGAGTGCGGGGGGTCTGCGCCACCCGGTCGAAGAGATTGCAGCGGCGATCAAAGCGATCAACCCTGAGATCATGGTGATCGCCGATGGTATCACAGCCGTAGGTGTAGAGCCGATCGATACGACGTGCATCGACGCGCTGATCGCCGGAAGCCAGAAAGCGCTGATGCTGCCGCCGGGGATGGCGATGATCGGCCTCAGCGACGCGGCGGTCAAAAAGATCGGCGAAGGGAGCGGCTACTACTTCAACCTCGCATCCGAAATCAAGAAGCAGCGCCAGAACACTACTGCCTACACGGCACCGACAACGTTGATCATCGGGCTGAACAAGATGCTCGAGCTCATCGAGGCGGAAGGGTACGACGCATTCTACCGTGATACGAAGGCACGTGCGCTGGCGACACGTGCGGCATTGGAGGCGATCGGATGCCAGCTCTACCCCAAGGCACCGGCGCTCTCCATGAGTGCGGTCTACGACGAGGAGGCCAATGCCGTTCGCTCCATTCTCAAAACGGAGTTCGGCGTCAATATCGCGGGTGGTCAGGATCACCTCAAGGGCAAGCTCTTCCGTATCAATCAGATGGGGCTGATCCCGGTCTACGAGAGTGCCTGGGTTGTCAACGCGATCGAGTGGGCCTATGACAAACTCGACCGCCGTCCCTACGACGGCCTGGCTTCGAAAGTCTTCAACGAAGTCTACTACGCAAACGAGACGCTATGA
- a CDS encoding YceI family protein has protein sequence MMKYFVMGIVMAVGLFAGECTYSVKDIDVEWKAYKTPLKIGVGGTFDAIKLNAMPDKTEKGLLEGARVVIDTRSVDSKNKGRDAKLVKFFFHIQGVETITAEIKSIEKDVANVEVTMNGITKIVPMKVEFDEDEVQAEGYLDLGDFDMLPSLESINKACYDLHKGKTWQDVKIAFDIKTKRRCQ, from the coding sequence ATGATGAAATATTTTGTGATGGGAATCGTTATGGCGGTGGGACTTTTCGCAGGTGAATGTACCTACAGTGTCAAAGATATCGACGTCGAGTGGAAAGCCTACAAAACACCGCTCAAAATCGGAGTCGGCGGAACGTTCGACGCGATCAAACTGAACGCGATGCCGGACAAGACGGAAAAAGGGCTGCTCGAGGGTGCGAGAGTGGTGATCGATACGCGGAGTGTCGATTCCAAAAACAAGGGGCGTGATGCCAAGCTGGTGAAGTTTTTCTTCCATATACAGGGTGTCGAGACGATTACGGCCGAAATCAAGAGCATCGAAAAAGATGTGGCGAATGTCGAAGTCACGATGAACGGTATCACGAAGATCGTTCCGATGAAAGTCGAATTCGACGAAGATGAAGTCCAGGCGGAAGGGTACCTCGATCTGGGCGATTTCGATATGCTGCCATCGCTGGAAAGCATCAACAAAGCCTGTTACGACCTTCACAAAGGAAAAACTTGGCAGGATGTGAAGATCGCGTTCGATATCAAGACGAAGAGACGCTGTCAATAG